TTTTGCTTCTCCGGTGTCAAGATGCAAGGGGAGATAAGTAAAAAAGGTGAAGGCGCGTGCCTTCACCCGAAGGTATTCGATCGAACAATTACCAGCGATAATGGGCAAAGGCTTTATTGGCCTCGGCCATCTTGTGCGTATCCTCTCGCTTCTTAACAGCGCCGCCCGTATTGTTCGACGCGTCCAGCAGCTCGGCGGCCAGCTTCTCTTCCATGCTTCTTCCCGAACGCTGTTTGGCGTAAAGAGTGATCCAACGGAGCGCCAGCGTGGTCCGGCGATTCTGACGAATCTCCACCGGAACCTGATAAGAGGCCCCGCCGACACGACGGGACTTCACCTCCACCATCGGCTTTACATTATCGATGGCCGCCTTGAAAACCTTGATTGGATCTGAGCCGCTCTTCTGCTTAATGACATCAAGCGCGCTGTAACAGATCCCCTCAGCGATGCTCCGCTTCCCTTGCCGCATCAGCATGTTGATAAACTTTGCGATCAAGCGATCGCCGAATTTCAGATCCGGAAGAATTTCTCTTTTTGCCGCTACTCTTCGCCTTGGCATCTTATCCTCAATGGAAAATCAAAATCGAGGCACCCCGCCTTACATCGGCGGGGGCCTTCACACGAAAGACAATGGAACCTAATTTGATTTGTGCACCAAACCCGCGGCAAGTCGGAAACAACGCACTCTGCGGCGTTCAGTGGGCGGGCCGCGAAGCGGCCCGTCAGATTACTATTTGGGCGTTTTAGCCCCGTATTTGGAACGACCCTGTTTCCTATTCGCGACGCCGACCGTGTCGAGCGCGCCGCGAACGATATGGTAGCGAACGCCCGGGAGATCTTTCACCCTTCCACCCCGAACCAATACGATCGAGTGTTCCTGAAGGTTGTGGCCGACACCCGGAATATAAGAGGTCACTTCAATGCCGTTGGTCAGACGAACACGCGCCACTTTTCTCAAAGCGGAGTTCGGTTTCTTCGGTGTCGTCGTGTAGACGCGAACACAGACCCCCCTCTTTTGCGGAGATTCCTTCAGGGCGGGACTTTTTGTTTTCGAGTGCGCTCTCTCGCGTCCCCGCTTGATCAGTTGGTTAATGGTCGGCACAGACCTTCCTCCTCATAGGCACCAAAACTGTGGAAGTATAGTGAAAGAATTCTGAAATGTCAAGCAGTTTATTCCGATGCCGCAGGCTCCTCCGTCGGTGCCGGCAGCGCCGGGACCGCCTCCTGTGTGGCGACGGCCGCTTCCTCCTGCTGAGGCACCCTCACATAGACATCTCGATACGATCCGAGCCCCGTTCCGGCCGGGATGAGCCGCCCGACGATGACATTCTCCTTCAGACCCAAGAGATCGTCGGTTTTTCCGCTGATCGCCGCTTCGGTCAACACCCGCGTCGTCTCCTGGAAGGAGGCCGCCGAGATGAAGCTGTCGGTCGAAAGGGCTGCCTTGGTGATGCCGAGCAGAATTGGTTTTCCGATCGCCGGCCGTCCACCCTTGGCCATGACCCGATCGTTCTCCGCCTGGAAGGCGAACTTGTCGACCTGGGTGCCGATCAGGAACTCGGTATCCCCCGGCTCTTCCACCTTCACCTTCCGGAGCATCTGACGGACGATGATCTCAATATGCTTGTCGTTGATCGAGACCCCCTGCAGCCGGTAGACCTCCTGCACTTCATCGACCAGATATTTCTGAAGTTCTTTCGGTCCGAGGACGTCGAGAATGTCGTGCGGATTGGCGGAGCCGTCCATCAACGGCTCTCCGGCATGGACCCAGTCTCCCTCATGGACGTTGACATGTTTTCCCTTCGGGATGTAATACTCGCGGGCGTCGCCCATCTCGTTCCGGACGATCACTTTCCGCATTCCTTTGACGAACCCGCCGTATTCGACGGTTCCATCGATTTCGGAGATGACCGCCTGCTCTTTCGGTTTTCTTGCCTCGAAGAGCTCGGCCACGCGGGGAAGACCGCCGGTGATGTCTTTGGTCTTCGTCGTTTCACGCGGAATTTTCGCCAGGACATCTCCCGGAGAAACCGTCTGCCCCCGTTCGACGAGAATATGAGCTCCCGCCGGCAACAGGTAGCGCGCCACGGCGGCGGAGCTGGAGATCTTCGCCGTCTTCCCGCCGTCGTCTTTAATAGAAACCCGGGGCCGAAGATTCGATCCGGGATAATCGACGATCACCCTTCTTGACAATCCGGTGACCTCATCGACCTCTTCCCGCATCGTCTGCCCTTCGACGATGTCTCCGAAGGCGACCTTTCCGCCGACCTCGGTCAAGATTGAGAGAGAATAGGGATCCCATTCGACCAGCTTCTGGCTCGCTTCGACCCGTCCGCCGTCTTTGACCTTGATCCGGGCGCCATAGACGACCGAGTATTTCTCTTTTTCACGGCCGGTATCATCATAGATGGCGATCTTTCCGTTCCGGTTCATGGCGACCATGTCGCCGTCTTTGTTTTTCACCGTGTTGAGGTTAAGGTATTTGAGAATACCGGTATTCTTCGCCTCCAGAACGGTCTGCTCGATCACCTTGCTCGCCGTACCGCCGATGTGGAATGTTCTCATCGTCAGCTGTGTTCCCGGCTCGCCGATCGACTGTGCTGCAATGACGCCGACCGCCTCGCCCCGTTCCACCAACCGACCGCGGGCCAGATCCCGTCCGTAACATCGGACGCAGACACCGCGACGCGCCTGGCAGGTCAACACCGAGCGGATCTTCACCTTGTCGATACCGGCATCGATCACCTCTTGGGTTCGTCGCTCATCCAGTTCTTCGTTCAGGGCACAAATGAGCTCGCCGGTGATCGGGTCGCGAATCTCTTCCGCGGCGATCCGACCGAGGAGACGCTCTTCCAACGGCTCAATCACCTCTCCCCCTTCGACCAGGGAGGTGACGGTAATCCCATCGACCGTTCCGCAATCGAGGTCATTGATGATGACATCCTGGGCGATATCGACCAGACGCCGTGTCAGATAGCCGGAGTTCGCCGTCTTCAACGCGGTGTCGGCCAGACCCTTTCGGGCGCCGTGCGTCGAGATGAAGTACTGCAACACGGTCAACCCTTCCCGGAAGTTGGCGGTGATCGGGGTTTCGATGATCTCGCCGGACGGCTTCGCCATCAACCCTCTCATTCCGCCGAGCTGACGGATCTGCTGCGTGCTGCCGCGGGCGCCGGAATCGGCCATCATGTAGATCGAGTTGAACTGCGCCCCCTTCGCCTTGTTGGAGCCTTTCTTGACATTCTCTTCTTCTTGGGCCAGCTCTTTCATCATCTCGCTGGCGACGACTTCGGTCACATGCGCCCAGATATCGACGACCTTGTTGTATCGCTCGCCGTTGGTGATGAGCCCTTCCGCATACTGCTTCTCGATCTCCAACACCTCTTTTTTGGCCTTTTCGATCGACACTTCCTTCTTTGACGGAATATGCATGTCGTCGATGCAGATGGAGAGGCCCGCTCTGGTGGCGTAGTAGTAGCCCATCTCCTTCACCCGATCGAGAAGAAGGACGGTCTCGCGATGACCTGCCTCGCGGTAGGCGGTGTCGATCAGCTTCATCAGCTCTTTCTTGTTGAGCACCTTGTTGATCGCCGCAAACGGAATCGAGGGGGGAAGAATCTCTCCCAGGATCACCCGTCCGACGGTCGTCTCGACCAAGCTGCCGTTTTTCTTGACCTTGATCCGAGCATGCTCTTCGACCTCTTCATGGTCGTACGCAATCCGCACCTCCTCGTCGGAAGAGAAGGTCTTCCCTTCTCCCCGTGAGCCGGCGCGCTCTTTCGTCAGCCAATAGCAGCCGAGGACCATGTCTTGAGAGGGAACCATGATCGGCTTGCCGCTGGCGGGCGAGAGGATGTTGTTGATCGACATCATCAGAATACGCGCTTCGATTTGTGCTTCGACCGAGAGCGGAACATGCACCGCCATCTGGTCTCCGTCGAAGTCGGCGTTGAATGCGGCGCAGACGAGCGGATGAAGACGAATCGCCTTCCCCTCGACCAACACCGGATCGAACGCCTGAATGCCGAGACGGTGCAGCGTCGGCGCCCGGTTCAACAGCACCGGATGCTCGCGGATCACCTCGTCGAGCACATCCCAAACCTCCGGCTTCTCTTTCTCCACCATCTTCTTGGCGCTCTTGATCGTGGTGACATAACCGCGATCTTCCAGCTTCTGAAAGATGTAGGGTTTAAAGAGCTCGAGCGCCATCTTCTTCGGCAGGCCGCATTGATGGAGCTTGAGCTCCGGCCCGACGACGATCACCGACCGTCCCGAGTAATCGACCCGCTTTCCGAGGAGGTTCTGACGGAACCGCCCCTGTTTTCCCTTGAGCATGTCGGAGAGCGACTTCAACGGCCGCTTGTTCGGTCCGCGAATCGCGCGCCCGCGACGCCCATTGTCGAAGAGGGCATCGACCGATTCCTGCAGCATCCGCTTCTCGTTTCGGATGATGACCGCCGGCGCCTTCAGCTCGATCAGCCGCTTGAGCCGGTTGTTCCGGTTGATGACGCGGCGATAGAGATCGTTCAAATCCGATGTCGCAAACCGTCCCCCGTCCAACGGAACCAGTGGACGGAGCTCAGGCGGCAGGACCGGAACGACATCGAGGATCATCCACTCCGGACGGTTTCCCGACTTCCGGAACGATTCGATGACCTTCAGCCGCTTCGTCAGCTTCTTCTTCACCGCGGCCGAGCTTGCGTCGGCGACCTTCACATGCAGCTCGTCCCAGAGCGGATCGAGGTCGATCTTCCTTAACAATTCACGAATCGCCTCGGCCCCCATGTCGGCGCGGAATCCGTTGACCCCATGCTCCTCGATCAGAGCGCGATAGCGGTCTTCGGTCAGGATCTCTTTCTCTTTCAGGTCGGTATCCTTCGGATCGACCACCACATAGTTTTCAAAATAGAGCACCCGCTCGAGCTGCTTCAACGTCATGTCGAGCAGTGCGCCGATGCGGCTCGGAACCCCCTTTAAAAACCAGATATGCGCCACGGGAGAGGCGAGCTCGATATGCCCCATCCGCTCGCGACGCACCTTCGACTGGATCACCTCCACGCCGCATTTATCGCAGACGATTCCACGATGTTTCATCCGCTTGTATTTTCCGCAGTTGCACTCCCAGTCCTTGATGGGGCCAAAGATCCGGGCGCAAAAGAGCCCATCCCGCTCCGGCTTAAAAGAGCGGTAGTTGATCGTCTCTGGCTTTTTCACCTCGCCGTAGGACCAAGAGCGAATCTTCTCGGGCGAGGCGATACGAATACGGATGGCATCAAAAGAGATCGGGTCTTTCGATTTCTCGAACAGACTGCTAATCGCATCGACCTTACTTGTTGTCTCCATTGAACCTCCAAAAGTTAAAAATAAAAGTGAAACGATCAGCCATCAGCGATCCCCTATCCGCTTTACGCTGAGGTCGGACCGCTGACGGCTGACACCTTGTTTACTCTTTCCCCTTGATCAACTCCACATCGAGCCCCAAGCTTTGGAGCTCTTTGATCAACACGTTGAACGACTCCGGCAGTCCCGGCTCAAGGAAGTTCTCTCCCTTGACGATCGCCTCGTAGATTCGGGAGCGACCGGGGACATCGTCTGATTTCACCGTGAGGAACTCCTGCAGAATCGATGCAGCACCGTACGCCTGAAGCGCCCAGACCTCCATTTCTCCGAGCCGCTGTCCGCCGAACTGCGCTTTTCCGCCGAGCGGCTGCTGCGTCACCAGAGAGTAGGGGCCGATCGAGCGCGCGTGGATCTTGTCATCGACCAGGTGATGGAGTTTCATCATATACATATAACCGACCGTAACGGCCCGGGTGAACGCTTCCCCGCTTTTCCCATCATAGAGGACCGTCTGACCGGAGGTCGGGAGTTTCGCCTTTGCCAGCATCTCCTTGATCTCTTTCTCCGTTGCGCCGTCGAAAACCGGGCTCGCCACATGCATTCCGAGCGCTTTCGCCGCCCAACCGAGATGGGTCTCCAAGATCTGCCCGACGTTCATACGAGAGGGGACGCCGAGCGGGTTCAGAACAATCTCCACCGGTGTTCCATCCGGAAGATACGGCATCTCCTCTTCCGGCAGGACGCGGGAGACAACCCCCTTGTTGCCATGACGACCGGCCATCTTGTCGCCGACCTGAAGCTTCCGCTTCATCGCGATGAAGACCTTGACGAGTTTGATGACCCCCGGAGGAAGCTCGTCGCCTCGCTTCAGGCGGCCCGCCTTCTCGTCGTAGATCGTCTGTAAGATATCGACCTGCTCCTTGGTAAAGGCCTCGATCCGATCGATCTTCTCCTGCTCTTCCGGCTCGTTGAGGGAGATGTTCTTCAACTCCTCATCCGGAATCCGGTCGAGGATCTCCTTCGTGATCTTTTTCTTCTTCTTCAGAAGGATTTCGCCGGTCTCCGGATCGACGATATCGATCCCGGCCAGCTTCCCGAACAAGAGCTTTCGGATCTTCTTGTGCTTTTCCTCTTCGATGATCCGGAGCTCGTCCTGATGGTCGCGCTGCAGCCGGATCGTATCTTCGTTCTCGATGCTCTTCGTCCGCTCATCTTTCTCGACACTTTTACGAGAGAAGATCTTCACATCGACGACGGTTCCTTCAATCCCCGGCGGCACATAGAGCGACGCATCTTTCACATCGCCCGCCTTTTCGCCGAAGATCGCACGGAGCAGCTTTTCTTCCGGCGTCAGCTGAGTCTCCCCTTTCGGAGTGACCTTTCCGACCAGGATATCTCCCGGCTTCACCTCGGCGCCGATTCGGATGATCCCCGACTCGTCGAGGTTCTTCAACGCATCTTCGCTGACGTTCGGAATGTCGCGCGTGATCTCTTCTTTACCGAGCTTGGTATCGCGGGCTTCGAGCTCGAACTCTTCGATGTGAATCGAGGTGAAGAAGTCTTCCCTCACCAGCTTTTCGGAGATGAGGATCGCATCTTCGAAGTTATACCCGCCCCACGGCATGAAAGCAACCAGCACGTTCCGGCCGAGCGCCAGCTCACCCTGATCGATGGCGGGACCATCTGCGAGAACATCTCCCTTTTTCACCCGCGTTCCGACCGTGATGACCGGCTTTTGGGTGATGCAGGTGTTCTGGTTCGACCGCTGGAACTTGATCAGATTGTAGACATCGAGCGCCACCTCCGGATCGTCGGAAGCGTTCTCCTTCTCCTTGCGTGTCAGCTCCGCCTTTACGACGATTCGGGTTGCATCGACACTTTCCACGACGCCGCCCCGTTTCGCCAAAACGACATAGCCGGAATCGCGCGCCACGATCGCCTCCATCCCGGTCCCGACAAACGGGGCCTCGGTGGCAATCAACGGCACCGCCTGACGTTGCATGTTCGATCCCATCAGCGCCCGGTTCGCATCGTCGTTCTCCAAGAAGGGGATCAACGCGGTCGCGACGCTGACGATCTGTTTCGGCGAGACGTCCATATATTCCACCCGGTCTGCCGGCACCATCACGAAATCGCCTGCATACCGTGCAGAGATGCTGTCGGCGGTGATCTTCCCTTTGCCGTCGACCTTGGTATTCGCCTGAGCGATGACATATTTATCGCCATCGATCGCCGAGATGAATTCGATCTCCTCGGTCACCCGCCCGTTCTTCACCTTCCGATACGGAGATTCGATGAAGCCGAACTCGTTGACGCGCGCATACGTCGCCAAAGAGGTGATCAAGCCGATGTTGGGCCCTTCCGGCGTCTCGATCGGGCAGATCCGGCCGTAATGACTTGGATGAACGTCGCGAACCTCGAATCCGGCCCGCTCCCGGGTCAAACCGCCGGGACCGAGGGCGGAGAGACGCCGCTTGTGGGTGATCTCCGCCAGCGGATTGGTCTGATCCATAAATTGCGAGAGCTGGCTGCTTCCGAAGAACTCTTTGATGACGGCGATCACCGGCTTGGCATTGATCAGATCATGCGGCAAGACCGTCTCGAGATCGAGCAGGTTCATCCGCTCTTTAATCGTCCGTTCCATCCGGACCAATCCGATCCGGAACTGATTCTCGAGCAATTCCCCGACCGATCGGACACGCCGGTTGCCGAGATGATCGATATCCTCGATCTCACCCTTTCCGGTTTTCAGATTGACCAGGTACCGGATCACTTCGACGATGTCCGGCGCCGTCAGCGTCCGCTGCTCCAACGGGAGATCCAGGGTGAGCTTCTTGTTTAGCTTCAACCGTCCGACCGGCGAGAGGTCATACCGTTTCGGGTTATAAAAGAGATTGTCGAAGAGAAGGCGCGCCGTCTCCATCGTCGGGGTCTCCCCCGGACGAAGGCGTCGGTAGATCTCAACCATCGCCTCATCGGGAGAGGCGACCTTGTCGACCGCCAGTGTATCCCGAATCACCGGAAGAACCTGGATGTTGTCGATATAGAGCACCTTGATTTCACTGATGCCGGCCTCGACGATCTTCGACAGAACCGCATCGGTTAATTCATGGTTGCGCTCCAGCAGAACCTCGCCGGTGTTCGGATCGATGATGTCATTGAGGACCGCCTTTCCGATCAACTCTTCCTTCGGATACGGGATCTCCTTGACCCCTTCGGTCTTCATCCGCTTGATGACCCCTTTGGTCATCTTGGCCCCTTCTTTGGCGAGGACCTCTTTTTCTTTCTTATCCATGAAGTCGATCGGCGCTTTGATCCCGGAGTGGATCTCGGGATCAAGCTTTCTCAAAAACGCGCCGTCGGTGATCTGGACCTCTTCGATCGGGTAGAAGAGCTTGAGGATCGACTCCTCCAAGCTTCCCCCTTCGACCTTTCCTTCCCGTCCGGCCAGGGTGAACTTCTTCTCCTGCTTGTCCCCTTCTACTTGCGCGAAGGCTTTCAAGAGAATGGTGGCGGGAAGTTTGCGGCGGCGATCGATTCGGACATAGAGAATGTCTTTTGCGTCGAATTCGAAATCGAGCCATGAGCCGCGATAGGGGATAATCCGGGCCGAATAGAGCACTTTGCCGCTGGCGTGCGTTCTCCCTTTGTCGTGTGTAAATGCGGCGCCGGGAGAGCGCTGAAGCTGGCTGACGACCACCCGCTCCGTGCCGTTGATCAGAAAGGTGCCGTTCTCGGTCATGAGCGGAAGCTCACCGATATAGACCTCCTGTTCCCGGACGTCGCGAACCTTCTTCGAATCTCCTTTGCTCTCTTTATCCCAAACGACCAACCGGACGCGGATCTTCAACGGGGCTGCAAAGGTCATTCCCCGCTCCAAGCACTCCTGCACATCATACTTCGGGCTTCCGATCGAATAATCGATGAACTCGATCATCGCCGTGTCGTTGTAATCAGAGATCGGAAAGACGCTCGTGAACGCCGACTGCAGCCCGATATCTTCCCGCTGCTCGGTGGTTGCATCCCGCTGCAGGAAGCGCTCGTAGGACTGCTGTTGGATCTCAATCAGATTCGGGATCGGTATCTGAATGCTGATTTTGGATAAGTCGTTCCTCTCCCGGGTACCATTTTCGGTGCTCTGTGCCATTAAAACCTCCTAGAATCGGATTTAAAGGAAATCTGCAGACCCTGCCGAAAACTCCGACGGCGGGGAATACCATTCCCTTTCGAACGGCCCCGCCTCATCGAATATAGATCTTCCGATTGTGAATGCAGATGAACCTTCAAACGACTCGGATAAAAAATCGATTTTGAAGACGCACCAGAGTTTGGAAATAAGGTAAAGCTATTTGATCTCGACCTTCGCTCCCGACTCTTCCAGCTTCTTCTTCATCGATTCGGCCTCATCCTTGGAGACGCCGCTCTTGACGGTCTTCGGAGCGCCTTCAACGAGGTCTTTCGCTTCCTTCAAGCCGAGGCTGGTCAGCTCGCGGACCACCTTGATCACCTGGATTTTCTTGTCGCCGCCGGCCGTCAGAACCACATCAAATGCCGTCTTCTCTTCAGCCGGGGCTGCCGCTGCACCACCGCCGCCGCCTGCCGGAGCCGCCGCCATCGCCATCGGGGCCGCTGCGGTGACGCCGAAGCGCTCTTCCACCATCTTAATCAACTCGGCCAATTGAAGTACAGGCATCTTCTCGACTGCTTTGATGATCTGATCGTTCGTTAATTCCATTTCCTCTGTCTGTGCCATCTTCGGTTCTCTCCTCGGTTAAATGAACAGGTTAAGTTGCGTAATGGTGTTTGATTTAAATCTTCTCTCTAGCGCCTAGGCTTCGGGGGTCTGGCGTTTCTCATGGACCGCCTGGAGCGTTCTGGCGAATTTGCTTAAGACCCCATTGAGGGTTCCCGCAAGGCCGTAGAGCGGCGACTTGAGGCGGCCGACAAACTGGCCGATCAACACTCCCTTGGAAGGAAGCCGCGAGATCTGCTTCAGCCGGGCGGGGTCGACGACCTGATTTTCAACCACGCCGACCATGATTTTTAATTTCTTCTGCTTCTCGGCAAGGGTGTTCAACGCTTTTGCCGGGGCGATCGGATCTTCATAACCGAGGGCAATGGCGATCGGACCCTTGAAATAAACGGCGATTCCTTGAAGCGATGTTCCCTGCGCGGCCCGAATGGCGAGGGTGTTCTTCACCACCTTGAACTCTCCCTTTGCGCGCCGCAGCTCATTCTTTACAACGCGAATCTCTTCGACCTCCATGCCGGCATATTCGGCCAGGACCGCCACTTTCGCCCTGGCGAACTTCTCCTGCAGCTCTGCAATCATTACCGCTTTTTCTTCTTTTTTCATCTCTCGCCCTTGCTCGATTGTTTTAGTTCAATATCACATGCCGCCGTGAACGACAAGAGGCGCTTATGCAGCACCTTGGCCGATGTTGCCGACATCGACCGCAATCCCGGGGCTCATCGTCGATGAGATCGTAATTCCTTTGACATACGTTCCCTTCGCCGAGGCCGGTTTTGCCTTGACGATCGAATCGATCACCAATTCGGCGTTTTCAAAGAGCTGGGTGGGGCTAAAGGAG
The Candidatus Manganitrophaceae bacterium DNA segment above includes these coding regions:
- the rpoC gene encoding DNA-directed RNA polymerase subunit beta'; translated protein: METTSKVDAISSLFEKSKDPISFDAIRIRIASPEKIRSWSYGEVKKPETINYRSFKPERDGLFCARIFGPIKDWECNCGKYKRMKHRGIVCDKCGVEVIQSKVRRERMGHIELASPVAHIWFLKGVPSRIGALLDMTLKQLERVLYFENYVVVDPKDTDLKEKEILTEDRYRALIEEHGVNGFRADMGAEAIRELLRKIDLDPLWDELHVKVADASSAAVKKKLTKRLKVIESFRKSGNRPEWMILDVVPVLPPELRPLVPLDGGRFATSDLNDLYRRVINRNNRLKRLIELKAPAVIIRNEKRMLQESVDALFDNGRRGRAIRGPNKRPLKSLSDMLKGKQGRFRQNLLGKRVDYSGRSVIVVGPELKLHQCGLPKKMALELFKPYIFQKLEDRGYVTTIKSAKKMVEKEKPEVWDVLDEVIREHPVLLNRAPTLHRLGIQAFDPVLVEGKAIRLHPLVCAAFNADFDGDQMAVHVPLSVEAQIEARILMMSINNILSPASGKPIMVPSQDMVLGCYWLTKERAGSRGEGKTFSSDEEVRIAYDHEEVEEHARIKVKKNGSLVETTVGRVILGEILPPSIPFAAINKVLNKKELMKLIDTAYREAGHRETVLLLDRVKEMGYYYATRAGLSICIDDMHIPSKKEVSIEKAKKEVLEIEKQYAEGLITNGERYNKVVDIWAHVTEVVASEMMKELAQEEENVKKGSNKAKGAQFNSIYMMADSGARGSTQQIRQLGGMRGLMAKPSGEIIETPITANFREGLTVLQYFISTHGARKGLADTALKTANSGYLTRRLVDIAQDVIINDLDCGTVDGITVTSLVEGGEVIEPLEERLLGRIAAEEIRDPITGELICALNEELDERRTQEVIDAGIDKVKIRSVLTCQARRGVCVRCYGRDLARGRLVERGEAVGVIAAQSIGEPGTQLTMRTFHIGGTASKVIEQTVLEAKNTGILKYLNLNTVKNKDGDMVAMNRNGKIAIYDDTGREKEKYSVVYGARIKVKDGGRVEASQKLVEWDPYSLSILTEVGGKVAFGDIVEGQTMREEVDEVTGLSRRVIVDYPGSNLRPRVSIKDDGGKTAKISSSAAVARYLLPAGAHILVERGQTVSPGDVLAKIPRETTKTKDITGGLPRVAELFEARKPKEQAVISEIDGTVEYGGFVKGMRKVIVRNEMGDAREYYIPKGKHVNVHEGDWVHAGEPLMDGSANPHDILDVLGPKELQKYLVDEVQEVYRLQGVSINDKHIEIIVRQMLRKVKVEEPGDTEFLIGTQVDKFAFQAENDRVMAKGGRPAIGKPILLGITKAALSTDSFISAASFQETTRVLTEAAISGKTDDLLGLKENVIVGRLIPAGTGLGSYRDVYVRVPQQEEAAVATQEAVPALPAPTEEPAASE
- a CDS encoding 30S ribosomal protein S12, encoding MPTINQLIKRGRERAHSKTKSPALKESPQKRGVCVRVYTTTPKKPNSALRKVARVRLTNGIEVTSYIPGVGHNLQEHSIVLVRGGRVKDLPGVRYHIVRGALDTVGVANRKQGRSKYGAKTPK
- the rpsG gene encoding 30S ribosomal protein S7, which gives rise to MPRRRVAAKREILPDLKFGDRLIAKFINMLMRQGKRSIAEGICYSALDVIKQKSGSDPIKVFKAAIDNVKPMVEVKSRRVGGASYQVPVEIRQNRRTTLALRWITLYAKQRSGRSMEEKLAAELLDASNNTGGAVKKREDTHKMAEANKAFAHYRW
- the rpoB gene encoding DNA-directed RNA polymerase subunit beta; amino-acid sequence: MAQSTENGTRERNDLSKISIQIPIPNLIEIQQQSYERFLQRDATTEQREDIGLQSAFTSVFPISDYNDTAMIEFIDYSIGSPKYDVQECLERGMTFAAPLKIRVRLVVWDKESKGDSKKVRDVREQEVYIGELPLMTENGTFLINGTERVVVSQLQRSPGAAFTHDKGRTHASGKVLYSARIIPYRGSWLDFEFDAKDILYVRIDRRRKLPATILLKAFAQVEGDKQEKKFTLAGREGKVEGGSLEESILKLFYPIEEVQITDGAFLRKLDPEIHSGIKAPIDFMDKKEKEVLAKEGAKMTKGVIKRMKTEGVKEIPYPKEELIGKAVLNDIIDPNTGEVLLERNHELTDAVLSKIVEAGISEIKVLYIDNIQVLPVIRDTLAVDKVASPDEAMVEIYRRLRPGETPTMETARLLFDNLFYNPKRYDLSPVGRLKLNKKLTLDLPLEQRTLTAPDIVEVIRYLVNLKTGKGEIEDIDHLGNRRVRSVGELLENQFRIGLVRMERTIKERMNLLDLETVLPHDLINAKPVIAVIKEFFGSSQLSQFMDQTNPLAEITHKRRLSALGPGGLTRERAGFEVRDVHPSHYGRICPIETPEGPNIGLITSLATYARVNEFGFIESPYRKVKNGRVTEEIEFISAIDGDKYVIAQANTKVDGKGKITADSISARYAGDFVMVPADRVEYMDVSPKQIVSVATALIPFLENDDANRALMGSNMQRQAVPLIATEAPFVGTGMEAIVARDSGYVVLAKRGGVVESVDATRIVVKAELTRKEKENASDDPEVALDVYNLIKFQRSNQNTCITQKPVITVGTRVKKGDVLADGPAIDQGELALGRNVLVAFMPWGGYNFEDAILISEKLVREDFFTSIHIEEFELEARDTKLGKEEITRDIPNVSEDALKNLDESGIIRIGAEVKPGDILVGKVTPKGETQLTPEEKLLRAIFGEKAGDVKDASLYVPPGIEGTVVDVKIFSRKSVEKDERTKSIENEDTIRLQRDHQDELRIIEEEKHKKIRKLLFGKLAGIDIVDPETGEILLKKKKKITKEILDRIPDEELKNISLNEPEEQEKIDRIEAFTKEQVDILQTIYDEKAGRLKRGDELPPGVIKLVKVFIAMKRKLQVGDKMAGRHGNKGVVSRVLPEEEMPYLPDGTPVEIVLNPLGVPSRMNVGQILETHLGWAAKALGMHVASPVFDGATEKEIKEMLAKAKLPTSGQTVLYDGKSGEAFTRAVTVGYMYMMKLHHLVDDKIHARSIGPYSLVTQQPLGGKAQFGGQRLGEMEVWALQAYGAASILQEFLTVKSDDVPGRSRIYEAIVKGENFLEPGLPESFNVLIKELQSLGLDVELIKGKE